GCTCCCTCGTCTACGACACCCGCACCGCCGAGTTCTCCTTCCAGCCCGGCCCGGTCTTCACCAACCTCCTTCTCGCCGACGAGATCAACCGCACCCCGCCCAAGACCCAGTCCTCCCTCCTGGAGGCCATGGAGGAACGCCAGGTCACGGTCGACGGCACCCCCCGCCTGCTCCCGGACCCGTTCCTGGTCGCCGCGACCCAGAACCCGGTCGAGTACGAGGGCACCTACCCCCTCCCCGAGGCCCAGCTGGACCGTTTCCTCCTCAAGCTGACGATCCCGCTGCCCTCCCGCCAGGACGAGATCGACGTCCTCACCCGTCACGCCGAGGGTTTCAACCCGCGCGACCTGCGCGCCGCCGGCGTACGCCCCGTCGCTGGTCCCGCCGACCTCGAGGCGGCCCGCGCGGCCGTCGCCAAGACGACGATCTCCCCGGAGATCACCGCCTACGTGGTGGACATCTGCCGCGCCACCCGCGAGTCCCCGTCCCTCACCCTGGGCGTCTCCCCGCGCGGCGCGACAGCCCTCCTGGCCACCTCACGCGCCTGGGCATGGCTGACAGGCCGCGACTACGTCATCCCCGACGACGTCAAGGCACTCGCCCTCCCGACCCTCCGCCATCGCGTGCAACTCCGCCCGGAGGCCGAGATGGAGGGCGTGACGGCCGACTCCGTCATCAACGCGATCCTCGCCCACGTCCCCGTCCCCCGCTGATGGCCCTCACCGGACGCACCGCACTCCTCGCGGCACTCGGCTCCGTACCTGTCGGCATCTGGGACCCCGGCTGGGCCGGCATCCTCGCCGTGAACGCCCCGCTGGCGGTGGCCTGCGCCTGCGACTTCGCCCTGGCAGCGCCGGTACGACGACTCGGCCTGACCCGCTCCGGCGACACCAACGTGCGCCTGGGCGAGACCGCCGACGTCACCCTCACGGTCACCAACCCGTCCCGTCGCGTGCTCCGGGCACGCCTGCGCGACGCCTGGCCGCCCAGCAGCTGGCAGCCCGGTACCGAGGTCGATGCATCCCGCCACCGTCTGACGGTCCCCGCGGGCGAACGCCGCCGCGTCACCACGCGCCTGCGCCCGACCCGCCGCGGCAACCGCCAGGCCGACCGCGTGACGATCCGCTCCTACGGCCCCCTCGGCCTGTTCACCCGCCAGGGCACCCACAAAGTCCCCTGGACGGTCCGCGTCCTACCGCCCTTCACCAGCCGCAAGCACCTTCCGTCCAAGCTGGCCCGCCTACGCGAACTGGACGGCCGCACCAGCGTGCTCATCCGCGGCGAAGGAACGGAATTCGACAGCCTCCGCGAGTACGTCCCCGGCGACGACACTCGCTCCATCGACTGGCGCGCGACAGCCCGCCAGTCCACCGTCGCCGTACGCACCTGGCGCCCGGAGCGCGACCGCCACATCCTCCTGGTCCTCGACACCGGCCGCACCGCGGCAGGCCGCGTGGGCGACGCCCCGCGCCTCGACGCCTCCATGGACGCGGCCCTGCTCCTGGCAGCCCTCGCATCCCGCGCCGGCGACCGCGTGGACCTACTGGCATACGACCGCCGAGTCCGGGCCATCGTCCAAGGCCGCACGGTCCGTGACGTCCTCCCCTCCCTGGTGAACGCCATGGCCACGCTCGAACCCGAGCTGGTCGAACTGGACGCTCGCGGCCTGACAGCCACAGCCCTCCGTACGGCCCCTCGCCGCTCCCTGATCGTCCTGCTGACCAGTCTCGACGCGGCCCCCGTGGAAGAGGGGCTGCTCCCCGTCCTGTCCCAACTCACCCAGCGGCACACGGTCCTGGTGGCATCCGTGGGCGACCCGCACATCGCACGCATGGCGACAGCCCGGGGAAACACGGACGCGGTCTACGAGGCCGCGGCCGCCGCCCAGGCCCAGAGCGAACGTCACCGCACGGCGGAACAACTCCGCCGACATGGCGTCACCGTCGTCGATGAGACACCCGACGAACTGGCGCCGGCGCTGGCGGACGCGTACCTGGCCCTCAAGACCGCAGGCCGTTTGTAGCTCAAGGGGTTCTCCGACATGGAGCACCCCTTGAGGAGCGGACTTGACTACCCCGGAACGCAGAAAACCCCCGGACCGGTATCCCCGGCCGGGGGTTTTCTCAAAATTTGTTCGGCGGCGTCCTACTCTCCCACAGGGTCCCCCCTGCAGTACCATCGGCGCTGTAAGGCTTAGCTTCCGGGTTCGGAATGTAACCGGGCGTTTCCCTCACGCTATAACCACCGAAACACTATGAAGTTAGACCGGAAAAAACACGGTCGTTGCCTCAGAACTAACACAGTGGACGCGAGCAACTGAGGACAAGCCCTCGGCCTATTAGTACCGGTCACCTCCACACGTTACCGTGCTTCCAGATCCGGCCTATCAACCCAGTCGTCTACTGGGAGCCTTACCCCATCAAGTGGGTGGGAGTCCTCATCTCGAAGCAGGCTTCCCGCTTAGATGCTTTCAGCGGTTATCCCTCCCG
Above is a genomic segment from Streptomyces sp. SLBN-31 containing:
- a CDS encoding DUF58 domain-containing protein, whose translation is MALTGRTALLAALGSVPVGIWDPGWAGILAVNAPLAVACACDFALAAPVRRLGLTRSGDTNVRLGETADVTLTVTNPSRRVLRARLRDAWPPSSWQPGTEVDASRHRLTVPAGERRRVTTRLRPTRRGNRQADRVTIRSYGPLGLFTRQGTHKVPWTVRVLPPFTSRKHLPSKLARLRELDGRTSVLIRGEGTEFDSLREYVPGDDTRSIDWRATARQSTVAVRTWRPERDRHILLVLDTGRTAAGRVGDAPRLDASMDAALLLAALASRAGDRVDLLAYDRRVRAIVQGRTVRDVLPSLVNAMATLEPELVELDARGLTATALRTAPRRSLIVLLTSLDAAPVEEGLLPVLSQLTQRHTVLVASVGDPHIARMATARGNTDAVYEAAAAAQAQSERHRTAEQLRRHGVTVVDETPDELAPALADAYLALKTAGRL
- a CDS encoding MoxR family ATPase, encoding MDPTTDNAGITGDPGRARASLEALRAEIAKAVVGQDPAVTGLVVALLCRGHVLLEGVPGVAKTLLVRALASALELDTKRVQFTPDLMPSDVTGSLVYDTRTAEFSFQPGPVFTNLLLADEINRTPPKTQSSLLEAMEERQVTVDGTPRLLPDPFLVAATQNPVEYEGTYPLPEAQLDRFLLKLTIPLPSRQDEIDVLTRHAEGFNPRDLRAAGVRPVAGPADLEAARAAVAKTTISPEITAYVVDICRATRESPSLTLGVSPRGATALLATSRAWAWLTGRDYVIPDDVKALALPTLRHRVQLRPEAEMEGVTADSVINAILAHVPVPR